A region from the Ciconia boyciana chromosome 1, ASM3463844v1, whole genome shotgun sequence genome encodes:
- the RPAP3 gene encoding RNA polymerase II-associated protein 3 isoform X3 encodes MADPCPSPRLPATVPGGGAKGKRHGSANQRVSSPPREAEGAWPGSAEGRGPRAVRRSAAGRGRMRCLPLPLPLPLPPRGRRGAGSVPLRGRGAALHSGRRLGRAGRVSGGGGGRKRRDPAQITMSAPNKAIELQLQMKQNAEELQDFMRELETWEKDIKEVDSELRKQSGVPEENLPPIRNKAFKKKKKSKSKVPSKITTEENKKNKIKSYDYEAWGKLDVDKILEELDKEDSTHDSVSPESDSEEDGIRIDAEKALAEKEKMSLTIIVAAVKQLRAQEIKVAYQRRQKRECLPWKAKMPNLGNNYFKQGNFDEAIKCYTRGMHSDPYNPVLPTNRASAFYRMKKFSVAESDCNLALALDKNYTKAYARRGAARFALKNLQGAKEDYEKVLELDANNFEAKNELKKIDQALSSKESSEQKEFEDTVRPELTDEEKKCIEDQQLKQKAITEKDLGNGYFKEGKYEAAIECYTRGIAADGTNALLPANRAMAYLKIEKYEEAENDCTQALLLDASYSKAFARRGAARVALGKLKEAMQDFEAVLKLEPGNKQAINELTKIRNELAEKEQWTHQEYPAVLIKETEIKNIVKLIDNPLYLKSTSNIHYVHVQQMKLQSKSIFHVHHRR; translated from the exons ATGGCCGACCCCTGCCCGTCACCGCGCCTGCCGGCCACCGTCCCCGGCGGCGGGGCAAAGGGGAAGAGGCACGGCAGCGCCAATCAGCGGGTCAGCTCCCCGCCACGTGAGGCGGAGGGGGCGTGGCCAGGCAGCGCGGAGGGCCGCGGACCGCGGGCCGTGAGACGaagcgcggcggggcgcgggcgcaTGCGCTGTCTGCCTCTGCcgctccctctccccctgccgccgcggggccgccggggcgCGGGGTCCGTCCCgctgcggggccgcggggccgcacTGCATTCTGGGAGGAGGCTCGGCCGCGCGGGGAGGGTgtccggcggcggcggtggcagAAAGAGGCGGGATCCGGCGCAG ATTACAATGAGTGCACCAAATAAAGCGATAGAACTACAGCtgcaaatgaagcaaaatgctgaagagctgcaggaTTTTATGAGAGAATTGGAGACCTGggaaaaagatattaaagaagTGGATTCTGAACTAAGGAAACAGAGTGGTGTCCCAGAAGAG AATTTGCCACCAATTCGAAACAaggcttttaagaaaaagaagaaaagcaaaagtaaagtCCCTTCAAAGATaaccactgaagaaaacaagaaaaacaaaatcaagtcTTACGATTATGAAGCATGGGGAAAACTTGATGTG GATAAAATACTTGAAGAACTTGATAAAGAAGATAGTACTCATGATTCTGTATCTCCAGAATCAGACTCTGAAGAAGATGGAATTCGTATAGATGCAGAAAAGGCTcttgcagagaaggaaaag ATGTCTTTGACCATTATCGTGGCTGCAGTGAAGCAGTTGAGGGCACAAGAGATAAAAGTTGCGTACCAAAGGAGGCAGAAACGAGAATGTTTACCTTGGAAAGCAAAGATGCCAAATCTA GGTAATAACTACTTTAAACAAGGGAACTTTGATGAAGCTATAAAATGCTACACTAGAGGGATGCATTCTGATCCATACAATCCAGTATTGCCCACAAACAGAGCATCGGCTTTTTATAGAATGAAAAA GTTTTCTGTTGCAGAATCTGACTGCAATTTAGCACTTGCTTTAGATAAAAATTACACAAAGGCTTATGCCAGAAGAGGGGCTGCTcgctttgctttgaaaaatcttcaAGGTGCTAAAGAAG ATTATGAAAAAGTTTTAGAGCTGGATGCAAACAACTTTGAAGcaaaaaatgaactgaagaaaattgACCAG GCTTTGTCATCAAAAGAAAGTTCAGAACAGAAAGAGTTTGAAGATACAGTCAGACCAGAATTAACAGATGAAGAGAAGAAGTGCATTGAAGATCAGCAGCTCAAGCAGAAGgctattacagaaaaagatcTG GGTAATGGTTATTTCAAAGAAGGAAAGTATGAGGCTGCAATAGAATGTTATACCCGTGGTATAGCAGCAGATGGCACCAATGCGCTTCTGCCAGCTAACAGAGCCATGGCCTATCTAAAGATTGAAAA ATatgaagaggcagaaaatgacTGTACGCAAGCTCTGCTTTTGGATGCCTCTTATTCTAAAGCCTTTGCCAGAAGAGGAGCTGCCAGAGTTGCTCTTGGAAAGCTAAAAGAAGCTATGCAAG ATTTTGAAGCTGTTCTGAAGTTGGAACCTGGAAATAAACAAGCAATAAATGAACTTACTAAAATAAGGAAT gaattagCTGAGAAAGAACAGTGGACTCATCAAGAATATCCTGCAGTACtgataaaagaaacagaaataaaaaatatagtGAAACTGATTGATAATCCATTATACCTGAAATCAACA AGCAATATACACTATGTTCATGTTCAGCAAATGAAACTCCAAAGTAAAAG TATCTTCCATGTGCACCACCGCAGATGA
- the RPAP3 gene encoding RNA polymerase II-associated protein 3 isoform X1 has translation MRCLPLPLPLPLPPRGRRGAGSVPLRGRGAALHSGRRLGRAGRVSGGGGGRKRRDPAQITMSAPNKAIELQLQMKQNAEELQDFMRELETWEKDIKEVDSELRKQSGVPEENLPPIRNKAFKKKKKSKSKVPSKITTEENKKNKIKSYDYEAWGKLDVDKILEELDKEDSTHDSVSPESDSEEDGIRIDAEKALAEKEKMSLTIIVAAVKQLRAQEIKVAYQRRQKRECLPWKAKMPNLGNNYFKQGNFDEAIKCYTRGMHSDPYNPVLPTNRASAFYRMKKFSVAESDCNLALALDKNYTKAYARRGAARFALKNLQGAKEDYEKVLELDANNFEAKNELKKIDQALSSKESSEQKEFEDTVRPELTDEEKKCIEDQQLKQKAITEKDLGNGYFKEGKYEAAIECYTRGIAADGTNALLPANRAMAYLKIEKYEEAENDCTQALLLDASYSKAFARRGAARVALGKLKEAMQDFEAVLKLEPGNKQAINELTKIRNELAEKEQWTHQEYPAVLIKETEIKNIVKLIDNPLYLKSTKPLRRIAIEEIDDDAPNSDLPSTASLVNNWRNSMSVETTENLDQDDPLTTMDTPKAKHLKIEVSDTSPLQLPASVKGISSVLHPSFPVNKQREKEIKRSLRCASPVPAIPANSFQLESDFRKLKDCPENMYLYLKQIEPSLYPKLFQKSLDPDLFNQILKILHDFYIEKEEPSLILEILQRLSELKRFDMAVMFMSGSEKKITQVLFNHVNHMGLKDTSVEELEKKYGIFS, from the exons aTGCGCTGTCTGCCTCTGCcgctccctctccccctgccgccgcggggccgccggggcgCGGGGTCCGTCCCgctgcggggccgcggggccgcacTGCATTCTGGGAGGAGGCTCGGCCGCGCGGGGAGGGTgtccggcggcggcggtggcagAAAGAGGCGGGATCCGGCGCAG ATTACAATGAGTGCACCAAATAAAGCGATAGAACTACAGCtgcaaatgaagcaaaatgctgaagagctgcaggaTTTTATGAGAGAATTGGAGACCTGggaaaaagatattaaagaagTGGATTCTGAACTAAGGAAACAGAGTGGTGTCCCAGAAGAG AATTTGCCACCAATTCGAAACAaggcttttaagaaaaagaagaaaagcaaaagtaaagtCCCTTCAAAGATaaccactgaagaaaacaagaaaaacaaaatcaagtcTTACGATTATGAAGCATGGGGAAAACTTGATGTG GATAAAATACTTGAAGAACTTGATAAAGAAGATAGTACTCATGATTCTGTATCTCCAGAATCAGACTCTGAAGAAGATGGAATTCGTATAGATGCAGAAAAGGCTcttgcagagaaggaaaag ATGTCTTTGACCATTATCGTGGCTGCAGTGAAGCAGTTGAGGGCACAAGAGATAAAAGTTGCGTACCAAAGGAGGCAGAAACGAGAATGTTTACCTTGGAAAGCAAAGATGCCAAATCTA GGTAATAACTACTTTAAACAAGGGAACTTTGATGAAGCTATAAAATGCTACACTAGAGGGATGCATTCTGATCCATACAATCCAGTATTGCCCACAAACAGAGCATCGGCTTTTTATAGAATGAAAAA GTTTTCTGTTGCAGAATCTGACTGCAATTTAGCACTTGCTTTAGATAAAAATTACACAAAGGCTTATGCCAGAAGAGGGGCTGCTcgctttgctttgaaaaatcttcaAGGTGCTAAAGAAG ATTATGAAAAAGTTTTAGAGCTGGATGCAAACAACTTTGAAGcaaaaaatgaactgaagaaaattgACCAG GCTTTGTCATCAAAAGAAAGTTCAGAACAGAAAGAGTTTGAAGATACAGTCAGACCAGAATTAACAGATGAAGAGAAGAAGTGCATTGAAGATCAGCAGCTCAAGCAGAAGgctattacagaaaaagatcTG GGTAATGGTTATTTCAAAGAAGGAAAGTATGAGGCTGCAATAGAATGTTATACCCGTGGTATAGCAGCAGATGGCACCAATGCGCTTCTGCCAGCTAACAGAGCCATGGCCTATCTAAAGATTGAAAA ATatgaagaggcagaaaatgacTGTACGCAAGCTCTGCTTTTGGATGCCTCTTATTCTAAAGCCTTTGCCAGAAGAGGAGCTGCCAGAGTTGCTCTTGGAAAGCTAAAAGAAGCTATGCAAG ATTTTGAAGCTGTTCTGAAGTTGGAACCTGGAAATAAACAAGCAATAAATGAACTTACTAAAATAAGGAAT gaattagCTGAGAAAGAACAGTGGACTCATCAAGAATATCCTGCAGTACtgataaaagaaacagaaataaaaaatatagtGAAACTGATTGATAATCCATTATACCTGAAATCAACA AAGCCTTTGCGAAGAATAGCCATTGAAGAAATTGATGATGACGCACCAAATAGTGATTTGCCCAGCACTGCTTCTTTAGTCAATAACTGGAGGAATTCAATGAGTGTTGAAACAACAGAGAATCTAGATCAGGATGATCCATTGACTACAATGGACActccaaaagcaaagcacttgaAAATAGAAGTCAGTGATACATCACCATTACA GCTTCCTGCTAGTGTGAAAGGAATTTCATCGGTGTTGCATCCATCTTTCCCTGTGaacaaacagagagaaaaagaaatcaaaaggtCACTTAGATGTGCTTCTCCAGTCCCCGCCATTCCTGCAAATTCTTTCCAGCTTGAGTCTGACTTCAGGAAGTTGAAAGACTGCCCAGAAAATATGTACTTGTACCTGAAG caaatagAGCCTTCGCTTTATCCGAAACTGTTCCAGAAATCCTTAGATCCAGACTTGTTTAACCAGATACTGAAAATTCTACATGATTTCTACATTGA GAAAGAGGAGCCATCACTCATCCTTGAAATCCTCCAGAGGCTATCGGAATTAAAAAGATTTGATATGGCAGTAATGTTTATGTCAggctcagagaaaaaaa ttacACAGGTATTGTTCAATCATGTGAACCACATGGGATTGAAAGATACTTCTGTTGAAGAATTGGAGAAGAAATATGGCATTTTCTCTTAG
- the RPAP3 gene encoding RNA polymerase II-associated protein 3 isoform X4, with product MADPCPSPRLPATVPGGGAKGKRHGSANQRVSSPPREAEGAWPGSAEGRGPRAVRRSAAGRGRMRCLPLPLPLPLPPRGRRGAGSVPLRGRGAALHSGRRLGRAGRVSGGGGGRKRRDPAQITMSAPNKAIELQLQMKQNAEELQDFMRELETWEKDIKEVDSELRKQSGVPEENLPPIRNKAFKKKKKSKSKVPSKITTEENKKNKIKSYDYEAWGKLDVDKILEELDKEDSTHDSVSPESDSEEDGIRIDAEKALAEKEKMSLTIIVAAVKQLRAQEIKVAYQRRQKRECLPWKAKMPNLGNNYFKQGNFDEAIKCYTRGMHSDPYNPVLPTNRASAFYRMKKFSVAESDCNLALALDKNYTKAYARRGAARFALKNLQGAKEDYEKVLELDANNFEAKNELKKIDQALSSKESSEQKEFEDTVRPELTDEEKKCIEDQQLKQKAITEKDLGNGYFKEGKYEAAIECYTRGIAADGTNALLPANRAMAYLKIEKYEEAENDCTQALLLDASYSKAFARRGAARVALGKLKEAMQDFEAVLKLEPGNKQAINELTKIRNELAEKEQWTHQEYPAVLIKETEIKNIVKLIDNPLYLKSTSNIHYVHVQQMKLQSKRSLCEE from the exons ATGGCCGACCCCTGCCCGTCACCGCGCCTGCCGGCCACCGTCCCCGGCGGCGGGGCAAAGGGGAAGAGGCACGGCAGCGCCAATCAGCGGGTCAGCTCCCCGCCACGTGAGGCGGAGGGGGCGTGGCCAGGCAGCGCGGAGGGCCGCGGACCGCGGGCCGTGAGACGaagcgcggcggggcgcgggcgcaTGCGCTGTCTGCCTCTGCcgctccctctccccctgccgccgcggggccgccggggcgCGGGGTCCGTCCCgctgcggggccgcggggccgcacTGCATTCTGGGAGGAGGCTCGGCCGCGCGGGGAGGGTgtccggcggcggcggtggcagAAAGAGGCGGGATCCGGCGCAG ATTACAATGAGTGCACCAAATAAAGCGATAGAACTACAGCtgcaaatgaagcaaaatgctgaagagctgcaggaTTTTATGAGAGAATTGGAGACCTGggaaaaagatattaaagaagTGGATTCTGAACTAAGGAAACAGAGTGGTGTCCCAGAAGAG AATTTGCCACCAATTCGAAACAaggcttttaagaaaaagaagaaaagcaaaagtaaagtCCCTTCAAAGATaaccactgaagaaaacaagaaaaacaaaatcaagtcTTACGATTATGAAGCATGGGGAAAACTTGATGTG GATAAAATACTTGAAGAACTTGATAAAGAAGATAGTACTCATGATTCTGTATCTCCAGAATCAGACTCTGAAGAAGATGGAATTCGTATAGATGCAGAAAAGGCTcttgcagagaaggaaaag ATGTCTTTGACCATTATCGTGGCTGCAGTGAAGCAGTTGAGGGCACAAGAGATAAAAGTTGCGTACCAAAGGAGGCAGAAACGAGAATGTTTACCTTGGAAAGCAAAGATGCCAAATCTA GGTAATAACTACTTTAAACAAGGGAACTTTGATGAAGCTATAAAATGCTACACTAGAGGGATGCATTCTGATCCATACAATCCAGTATTGCCCACAAACAGAGCATCGGCTTTTTATAGAATGAAAAA GTTTTCTGTTGCAGAATCTGACTGCAATTTAGCACTTGCTTTAGATAAAAATTACACAAAGGCTTATGCCAGAAGAGGGGCTGCTcgctttgctttgaaaaatcttcaAGGTGCTAAAGAAG ATTATGAAAAAGTTTTAGAGCTGGATGCAAACAACTTTGAAGcaaaaaatgaactgaagaaaattgACCAG GCTTTGTCATCAAAAGAAAGTTCAGAACAGAAAGAGTTTGAAGATACAGTCAGACCAGAATTAACAGATGAAGAGAAGAAGTGCATTGAAGATCAGCAGCTCAAGCAGAAGgctattacagaaaaagatcTG GGTAATGGTTATTTCAAAGAAGGAAAGTATGAGGCTGCAATAGAATGTTATACCCGTGGTATAGCAGCAGATGGCACCAATGCGCTTCTGCCAGCTAACAGAGCCATGGCCTATCTAAAGATTGAAAA ATatgaagaggcagaaaatgacTGTACGCAAGCTCTGCTTTTGGATGCCTCTTATTCTAAAGCCTTTGCCAGAAGAGGAGCTGCCAGAGTTGCTCTTGGAAAGCTAAAAGAAGCTATGCAAG ATTTTGAAGCTGTTCTGAAGTTGGAACCTGGAAATAAACAAGCAATAAATGAACTTACTAAAATAAGGAAT gaattagCTGAGAAAGAACAGTGGACTCATCAAGAATATCCTGCAGTACtgataaaagaaacagaaataaaaaatatagtGAAACTGATTGATAATCCATTATACCTGAAATCAACA AGCAATATACACTATGTTCATGTTCAGCAAATGAAACTCCAAAGTAAAAG AAGCCTTTGCGAAGAATAG
- the RPAP3 gene encoding RNA polymerase II-associated protein 3 isoform X2 has translation MRCLPLPLPLPLPPRGRRGAGSVPLRGRGAALHSGRRLGRAGRVSGGGGGRKRRDPAQITMSAPNKAIELQLQMKQNAEELQDFMRELETWEKDIKEVDSELRKQSGVPEENLPPIRNKAFKKKKKSKSKVPSKITTEENKKNKIKSYDYEAWGKLDVDKILEELDKEDSTHDSVSPESDSEEDGIRIDAEKALAEKEKGNNYFKQGNFDEAIKCYTRGMHSDPYNPVLPTNRASAFYRMKKFSVAESDCNLALALDKNYTKAYARRGAARFALKNLQGAKEDYEKVLELDANNFEAKNELKKIDQALSSKESSEQKEFEDTVRPELTDEEKKCIEDQQLKQKAITEKDLGNGYFKEGKYEAAIECYTRGIAADGTNALLPANRAMAYLKIEKYEEAENDCTQALLLDASYSKAFARRGAARVALGKLKEAMQDFEAVLKLEPGNKQAINELTKIRNELAEKEQWTHQEYPAVLIKETEIKNIVKLIDNPLYLKSTKPLRRIAIEEIDDDAPNSDLPSTASLVNNWRNSMSVETTENLDQDDPLTTMDTPKAKHLKIEVSDTSPLQLPASVKGISSVLHPSFPVNKQREKEIKRSLRCASPVPAIPANSFQLESDFRKLKDCPENMYLYLKQIEPSLYPKLFQKSLDPDLFNQILKILHDFYIEKEEPSLILEILQRLSELKRFDMAVMFMSGSEKKITQVLFNHVNHMGLKDTSVEELEKKYGIFS, from the exons aTGCGCTGTCTGCCTCTGCcgctccctctccccctgccgccgcggggccgccggggcgCGGGGTCCGTCCCgctgcggggccgcggggccgcacTGCATTCTGGGAGGAGGCTCGGCCGCGCGGGGAGGGTgtccggcggcggcggtggcagAAAGAGGCGGGATCCGGCGCAG ATTACAATGAGTGCACCAAATAAAGCGATAGAACTACAGCtgcaaatgaagcaaaatgctgaagagctgcaggaTTTTATGAGAGAATTGGAGACCTGggaaaaagatattaaagaagTGGATTCTGAACTAAGGAAACAGAGTGGTGTCCCAGAAGAG AATTTGCCACCAATTCGAAACAaggcttttaagaaaaagaagaaaagcaaaagtaaagtCCCTTCAAAGATaaccactgaagaaaacaagaaaaacaaaatcaagtcTTACGATTATGAAGCATGGGGAAAACTTGATGTG GATAAAATACTTGAAGAACTTGATAAAGAAGATAGTACTCATGATTCTGTATCTCCAGAATCAGACTCTGAAGAAGATGGAATTCGTATAGATGCAGAAAAGGCTcttgcagagaaggaaaag GGTAATAACTACTTTAAACAAGGGAACTTTGATGAAGCTATAAAATGCTACACTAGAGGGATGCATTCTGATCCATACAATCCAGTATTGCCCACAAACAGAGCATCGGCTTTTTATAGAATGAAAAA GTTTTCTGTTGCAGAATCTGACTGCAATTTAGCACTTGCTTTAGATAAAAATTACACAAAGGCTTATGCCAGAAGAGGGGCTGCTcgctttgctttgaaaaatcttcaAGGTGCTAAAGAAG ATTATGAAAAAGTTTTAGAGCTGGATGCAAACAACTTTGAAGcaaaaaatgaactgaagaaaattgACCAG GCTTTGTCATCAAAAGAAAGTTCAGAACAGAAAGAGTTTGAAGATACAGTCAGACCAGAATTAACAGATGAAGAGAAGAAGTGCATTGAAGATCAGCAGCTCAAGCAGAAGgctattacagaaaaagatcTG GGTAATGGTTATTTCAAAGAAGGAAAGTATGAGGCTGCAATAGAATGTTATACCCGTGGTATAGCAGCAGATGGCACCAATGCGCTTCTGCCAGCTAACAGAGCCATGGCCTATCTAAAGATTGAAAA ATatgaagaggcagaaaatgacTGTACGCAAGCTCTGCTTTTGGATGCCTCTTATTCTAAAGCCTTTGCCAGAAGAGGAGCTGCCAGAGTTGCTCTTGGAAAGCTAAAAGAAGCTATGCAAG ATTTTGAAGCTGTTCTGAAGTTGGAACCTGGAAATAAACAAGCAATAAATGAACTTACTAAAATAAGGAAT gaattagCTGAGAAAGAACAGTGGACTCATCAAGAATATCCTGCAGTACtgataaaagaaacagaaataaaaaatatagtGAAACTGATTGATAATCCATTATACCTGAAATCAACA AAGCCTTTGCGAAGAATAGCCATTGAAGAAATTGATGATGACGCACCAAATAGTGATTTGCCCAGCACTGCTTCTTTAGTCAATAACTGGAGGAATTCAATGAGTGTTGAAACAACAGAGAATCTAGATCAGGATGATCCATTGACTACAATGGACActccaaaagcaaagcacttgaAAATAGAAGTCAGTGATACATCACCATTACA GCTTCCTGCTAGTGTGAAAGGAATTTCATCGGTGTTGCATCCATCTTTCCCTGTGaacaaacagagagaaaaagaaatcaaaaggtCACTTAGATGTGCTTCTCCAGTCCCCGCCATTCCTGCAAATTCTTTCCAGCTTGAGTCTGACTTCAGGAAGTTGAAAGACTGCCCAGAAAATATGTACTTGTACCTGAAG caaatagAGCCTTCGCTTTATCCGAAACTGTTCCAGAAATCCTTAGATCCAGACTTGTTTAACCAGATACTGAAAATTCTACATGATTTCTACATTGA GAAAGAGGAGCCATCACTCATCCTTGAAATCCTCCAGAGGCTATCGGAATTAAAAAGATTTGATATGGCAGTAATGTTTATGTCAggctcagagaaaaaaa ttacACAGGTATTGTTCAATCATGTGAACCACATGGGATTGAAAGATACTTCTGTTGAAGAATTGGAGAAGAAATATGGCATTTTCTCTTAG